TATAACAACCGCATTCTCCGGAAATTCCTGAATCTGAATTATCCTTTTGAGATTTTTAAGATGTTCTTCTTTAATTCCGCTGAAAATCGGTATTTTCTTCAGGACTTCATCCGATATCTCCATAATCATTACGCTATATTTCCAATTACAATTGCCTCGTCCTTTTCGTTTATAACATAGTTGAGCGATGGATTTAAGTTCAATCTCACTTGCGGTGACTTAACATTTAAACCAGCTTCCTTTAACTTTCTTTCAATAAAAGCATCAATTTCAGTGTAGTCGTGCGAAAGTATATTTTCAAGAGTTATGGTCTCCTTCTCAACTATGAAACCAAGGAGGAGATAATTTTTTTCAATTTTGAAGTAGTTGAAAAGCTCTAAAAATGTCCTGCCGATGAATTTCTCCGGTATTTTAAGGCGAAGTATCTTCATTGTTGAACTCTCACTCAAAAGCGAGGATAAAACCTGAATTACACCTGGGTAAATCAACTGATTCGCTATGATGGACGGGAGATATTCGTTTGTCACAATTATTTCGTCGGCATTTGCCTTTTTCAAATTGTTTGTGTTTTCACGATCAATTATGTGGGCGTAAACTTTTACATTTGGGTTAATTGATTTGACATTTAGCGTCGCTATCAATGTTTTTTCATCAGATGGAACAGGTGAGAGCGTCTCATCAGGTAGAATTACAACTATCCTCGCTTGTTTGATATTGGCTCTTTCAAGTATTGATTCCTGAGTGAAGTCACCTCGGACGAATTTTATCTCTATGTTTTTATATGTGTTCACAAGCGTTTCAATTCTCTCGGCTGGAAGATTGTTGAGAAGAACTATTTTTATGTTTCTTTTCTCACCGAGTTGGTTCAAGGCTTTTATCAACCTTTCTGTATCTTTATTCCAACCGCAAATTATTATGTGATTTGTCATTTCCACTTTTTCAAGACCTTCCCTTTCTTTTATCTTTTTTGCAACGAGGATTGAGGAGACAGTTGCAGTGAACATTGAAACAAGGGTTACACCTGTGAACATGACTAAAAAGGCGATGATTTTACCAAGTGTTGTCTCTGGAATTTTATCGCCGTAGCCAACCGTCGTGATCGTTACGATTGCCCACCATAATCCATCAAAGACGCTTGAGAATTGATGATTTTGAGAATTTTCCACGAGATAAATTGAAAGTGAAGCGATAAATAAAACGAGTAAAATTAAAAAAGCAACCCTTAAAAGTCCATGATTCCAGATTATTTTTAAAATCTGCACCAATGGAGAAAATCAGCCGTTTTGTTTATTCAAAATTAATGACTTTGTTTAAAAGTTTCAAGTTTTAATCAGGCGAATCTTATTGCCTCAGCAGGTTGAATTCGTGAGGCAATCATTGACGGGATTAAACTTGCAAAAAAACATAGAGTTAGGGTAGCTATTGAGACGAGGGCAAAATTCCACAGCTCAAGTAAAATCGGCACCGAATTCATAAAATAGATGTCTTCGGGGAGGGAAAGAGGTTTGTAATTTAATTGAATTAAACAAAGGATGTAGGCAAGAATATTTCCCAAAATTGTGCCAATTATACCGATGAACATGCCCTGGTAGATGAAAATTTTCATTATGCTTTTTGAATCAGCCCCCATTGATTTCAATATGCCAATTTCTTTTGTCTTTTCAATAACCATCATCAAGAGCGTTCCAATTATGTTGAAAACAGCGACAATTATTATCAAACCGAGGACTATTGGAACTGGCTTTTTCTGTAGCTCAAGCCATGCGAAAAGGTTTCTATACATTTGATACATAGTCCTTGCGTAATAAGGATAGCCAAGAACATCCTGAATTAAAACGGCAGTTTGATCAATCAAATCAATATTTTCAAGCATAACATCAAAGCCACTCACTTTATTTCCAAGATCAAGCAGATATTGTGCGTGCTCAAGCCGAACATAAACGAATATATCGTCATACTCAGCCATTCCTGTTTCGTAAATTCCAGCGACTTTAAATTGTTCAATTTTTGGTGTTAAAGAATATGGATTGTTTGGATCAATAGCTACGATTACGACTTTATCCCCGAGTTCAACTCCAATTTTATTTGCGAGTTTTTTGCCTATTATAATTTTTGCATTTCCATCGCTTTCGTCAAAATCATATTTTCCGTCAATTATGCTTCTTTTAATTATTGAAAAGTCATATTCTGGAAGTATTCCCTTCAAATAAACGCCTTCTATCGCATAGTTTGATCTTATCATCGCTTCTCTTCCTGCAAATGGGGAAACTGATTTAACATTTGGAATTTTTTTCAGCTTCTCAAGGCTTATCCAATCATCTTTTTGATGGTATCTTACATCAAATTTTGATATTTGGATGTGCGATGTGAAGCCGATGACTTTTTCTTTCAGTTCTTTTTCAAAGCCGTTTGAGATTGAGAGGGCGATGATAAGAGATGATGTCCCGAGCATTATTCCAATTATTGCGATCAAAGTTATAAATGAGATAAACCCGGTGAATCGGGTTGATTTTATATATCTTTTTGCTATGAAAATTTCAAAGGGCATTGAACGGGTTTTTTGTGAAAATTTAAGTTGAAGCATTTACAAATACAATTTTGATTTTTGCGATGCAGTTTTTATATTTATAACGGAAAAAGGCGACGTACCCAAGTGGCTAAGGGGGCGGTCTGCAAAACCGCTATTCCTGGGTTCGAATCCCAGCGTCGCCTCAAAATTTTTTAAAAAAATTAAAAGAATGCGATGGCGAACATTTGCGCAATTTGTGGCAAAAAACCAATTACAGGACATAGGATAAGCCACGCTCACAACCTTTCAAAAAGGAGATGGTTGCCAAATCTGCAAAAAGTCAGAGCCGTGATTAACGGCGAGGTTAAAAGGATAAAAGTTTGCACGACCTGCTTAAAACTTGGTCGTGTTCAAAAACCAGCTTGATTTAACGCCGACCTTACGGTCGGCTTTTTTATTATTATGTGGGTTGAGATAACCATACTTTTGCTTGTAACAATCGGGTTTTATATCTCGCTTTATTTTACGCTTGTTTATTTCGGTTTTATAAACCCTCAGAGATTTCCCATACCTGATATTTGCAAGTTATCTGAAAATACCTGTCAGAAAATTATTTACACAAGGTATGCACACTTACTCGGGTTGCCAAATTTTATCTATGGCATTTTCTACTATGTGGCTTCGTTCATTCTTGTTATTTCAGACCCAAATGGTTATATTAAAATTGCGTTTATCCTAATCGCTTGGTTTGTCGTTTGCTTTGGAGTTTATTTAATTTATGTGTTGATCAGGGTTCTCAAAGTTAATTGTGTCCTTTGTTTCATAAGTCATGGTTTGAATTTTTTACTTGCAATTTCATTCACAATAAGGGAGTTTTTACAATGAAAAAAGTTGGCTTAATTTACCACGAAGATTATTTAAAGCATGATACTGGCTCGGGTCATCCAGAAAGAAAAGAAAGGTTAATTGCAATAGTTGAACATTTAAAGAAATCGGACATCAAGGATAGGATAGATTGGTTTTCACCGAGTATAAGAAGTGATGTTGAGAGATGGATTTTGAAGGTTCATTCGCCAAGGCATTTTGAGTTTGTCAAAAGCAGTATTCTTGCGGGGGTTAGATTACTTGATTTCGGTGATACTTATGTAAGTAAAGATTCTTTTGATGTTGCTTTGCTTGCTGTTTCTGGAGTGATTGATGGTGTTGATAAAATTTTTTCAACCGGGTTTGATAAAGTTTTCTGTGCAATAAGACCGCCTGGGCATCACGCTGAAAGTGACAAGGTTATGGGTTTTTGTCTATTTAACAATGTAGCAATTGCAGCAAGATATGCCCAGGAAGTTTATAAGGTTGGGAAAGTAGCAATAATTGATTGGGATGTGCATCATGGCAACGGGACTCAAGAAATTTTTTACGATGATCCGACTGTTTTTTATATCAGTTTGCATCAATATCCATTTTATCCAGGAACGGGTTCAAGCGATGAAAAAGGAACGGGAAAAGGTTATGGCTTCACTTTGAACTTCCCTATGCCAGCTGGTTCAGATGATGAAGATTATCTAAAAGTTTTCGGCGAGGAAATTGTGCCAGCACTTGAAAAATTTCAGCCGGAGTTTATAATTATTTCAGCTGGATTTGATGCGCATCGCGATGACCCACTTGCTGGGATGAATTTAACTGAGGAGGCGTTTCATAAGATGACAGAGTTGACAAGTGAGATTGCGAGAAAGTTTTCAGATTCAAAGATTCTCTCTGTTCTTGAAGGTGGTTATAACCTTAAAGCACTTGCTTTGTCCGTTGAATCCCACTTGAAAGGGCTTCTTGAAATGTGATTTCAAGCACACTTTATTGTTTCACTTTTTCATTAAATTGAGGTAGAAAAACAAAACAAATTTAGGTAAAGAAATGAAAAGAAAAATTTTGCTCCTATTTGGTATCCCATTTTTTATTTTTTTAAGCGGTTGTTTTGAAAAACCATCCGAGCCAGTTTTACCAACTTGGGATGTTGATTTGACCGTTCCAATACTTGACAAGACATTCACGCTAAAAGAGCTCATTGAAAAAGATACAACATATTTTAAAGTTGGCGCTGGAAATCAAATTTATTATTCAACATCTGAAAACCTTGACGCTACCAAAATTGGGGATAATTTAAAGATATCGGATATTTCAACTTCCGCCTCAACTGAACTTGGAAATTTTGAGATAAAAAATCCGGGAACAATAAGCGCCAGCATAAAGGCGTATGATATTTTCCCAAGTTTATCCTCAAATCTGCCACCTGGAGATTACATAATTCCATCAAACGCTCCGGGTCAGACAGTTACAACGAATTTCACCGCCTTTGATAATTTTCAGTGGGTTACTTTTGATGGCGGGGTTATCAAGGTGACTGTAAATAACGGTTTGCCTGTGCCATTGCAATTTCCAAATGGGCTTGCAATTTATAATAGTAACGATTTGACAACGCCGATTTTGACATTGTTTGAAAATGCTACCATAAATGCAAATTCCGAACTTACTGCAACAGCTGACCTTGCTGGTAAAACTTTGCTAGCAAATTTATCGCTTAAGGTTACTGTGCTTTCCCCAGGTAGCGAGGGACAACAGGTTTATCTTGATGTGAATCAAATGTTTGTCAATGTTTCTGCCTCGCTTGAAAATTTGAGCATCGCATCGGCAGAGGCGAGAATCCCACAGCAGACAGAACCAGTTGTAATCTCAGATAGCTTTGTGCTTGAACCAAATGAACCGCAACCCGATTTGATCAATGAAGTTCTCTTCAAGAGTGGTTCAATGGAAATTAAAATAACCAACAACATTGACCTTGGGCTTAACGGTTCTATAACTTTGTATAATTTTGTCAATAGGTCAAATAATAACCCTCTTCAAATATCGCTTGACATCGGGCGAAAGAATTCGGCTTTTATTAATCTTGATCTTAAGGATTATAAACTTGTTGGGAACTTGACGAACAAGGTTGATTATAAGGTTGAAGTTAGAACGGAGGACACTGGGGATGAATTTAGAACAATAAATAAGAATGACGGACTTAGTGCTGAGATAAATTTGAAAGATATTGTGATAGAGTCAATTTCAGGAAAAGCCAAACCTAGGGAGATAAGCTTTGAGGAACAAAAAATTGATTTAACGGGCTTGAAGGATTACAGAGAGAAATTTAGAGGAAGTTTGAAGTTTGATGATATTCAAGTTGAGATAAACTTATTTAAGACGGCGCAATTCACATTTGATTTGAATTTGAAAATAAAAGGTGTAAACACAAAGACCGGTAAGGTTGACTCAATTGAAATTCCTTCGGATCAAAGAAGATTTGAAGGTTCAAGCCATAGGATAGTTTTGAATAAGAATAACAGCAATATAGTTGATTTTATAAATTCGTTCGCAAGCGAGGAGCTTCCTGAATATCTTATAGTCAGCGGAAATGTTTTTCTGAACCCGAATTACGAGCTTGGTAAGGTATCATCTTCAGATTCAGTATATGGTTCTGTTTCGGTGAGTTTCCCAGCAAGTATTGGGATTTCAAACGCGGTGTTTGAAGATACGGCTGAAGTTAGGGAGCTTTCCGAGGATACGAAAAAGGAGATTGACAAGACAAATTATGGGGAATTGTTCGTTGAAGTTGAAAACGGGCTTGGTGTTGAAGTCAAGTTTAGAGCAAAGATACTTGGAGCTGTCATGGACTCACTTCTTTCCATTCCGAAGAGTGATGATTTCACTATTAGCCCAGCACCTGTTGGGAGTGATGGATTTTCAACTGGAACCACGAAATATATAAATGTGATTGAACTTAACCGTGATGAGATTCAAAAGTTTAAGGATATGAAATTTGTCCGCTCATTTATATATCAATTGCCACAGCAAATAGCGGTGAGATTGTTAAGTTTAGAACGACAGATTCAATAAAGGTTAAAATTTACGGTAGGGTAAATTACAGAGTTGAAATTTCAAACAAATAAAAAGGGAAACAAGCAATGAGGTTTAAAGCGCTCATTTTAGCGATGCTTTTGATCTTTTCTTTTGCTTTTGGCGGGGATGATAAATCAAATGTTCGCGGTCTCGGGATGGCTGGGGCTACGACTGTAACAAGTAGGACAATAGATGCAATAGGTATAAATCCAGCGCTTCTTGCTTATATGGGAATTTCGGGCACGGCGGAATTCACCGGGCGTGTGATTGATTCCGATACTAAACAACCCATCCCAGGTGCTTTGATAAGCGTTAGAAACTTGAATTTGAGCACGCGTGCGAATTTTAGTGGTGAATTTTCAATCAAAAATATCCCATCAGGAACTTATACAGTTGTGGTTAGTCAGAAGGGATACGAGACATTGATCATAACTGATTTTAAAGTGAGGGGGTCTTCTTCAATTAAGGGGACTATTCAGTTAACAAGGAAAGAGACAAGGGAGGAGCGAGCTGTTAATTTCAGGAGCATTGGATTTGAAGTTAAAGAATATAAACCGCTTATCTACAATGATAACAGCAGTTTTACTTTAAGCTTATTGCCACAGATTGGCGTTGGCGTTGGAATGAATTTCTTGAGCTATAAGCTTTACCTTGATTATTTCACCGGTGTTGATAGTGCAGGCGAAAAAGTCGGAAGATATTTGAGCGATGAGGATAAGCAAAAGATTCTTGATTCATTTTTAGAAAATCCCGGGACCTTAATGACACAAATGGATGTTAAGGTTTTGAGTTTAGCATTTCGTATAAAAAGTGTCGGCTTTGGGCTTGGTGTAAGGGAGAGAGGGATCGCTAAGTTTCTTGTCCCGAAGGAATTTTTGGAGTTCCCGCTTTACGGAAATAAACCGGGATCGGTTTATTCTTTTAATTTTGGAATCAATGGTGCTTGGATAAGGGAGTATTCTGTTTCATTTGGGACTAAGCTTCCGATTAATTTGGTTGCGGTTGAAAATATAAATATTGGCGCTGGTGTTAAGTTTATTCAGGGTTTTGGTTATATCGGGACGGATAAACTTAATTTGACTATTGAGACGGGTGATTCATCTCGTGCCTATGAAATTACTGCTAAGATGGATGGATTAATAAAAAGGGCAGGCGTTGACTTTCTCGGTGGGGATAAGGATGCGAAATTTACTCCCTTCCCAACGCCGGCTGGAACTGGGCTTGGTTTTGATATAGGAGCAAGTGCCGAAGTTTTGGGACTTTTTGCTGTGGGTGTAAGTATAACAGACATTGGCTCTGTGAAATGGACGAGAAATGCAATAATTACTTCTGGTGACACAGTTTTCAAGTTCTCTGGATATACGACACAGGAAAAGCTTGATAGCTTAAAACAAAGTTTTGAGGATTACGTTAATAGGAAGAGATACGAAGGTTTTACAGCAGGTCTTCCAACGGCTATAAGGTTTGGGGTTGCAACCGATTTGAAAACTTTGTTTCCGCCTTTCCCTGGGAGAATGTTAGTTTCAGCTGATTATTACCAACCAATAGGGAACGAGCAAATTTCCGTCAATAAAGCAAAGTTAGGGCTTGGGATTGAATGGCGTTTGATAGGATTTTTACCTTTAAGGGCTGGTGTATCAATTGGTGGGATTGAGGGATTTGCACTTTCGGCTGGGACTGGAATAAATTTGCCTTTTATGGAGCTAAATATAGCAACCGGGCATTTAAACGAGGTATTGAAAGGTGGAGATTTTAGATTTTTCTCCCTTGCAACTGAGTTGAGGTTGAAATTTTAAAAAGGAAATTCTTCTTTTGATTTGGTGAGGCGAGCCATTCGGCTCGCCTTTTTTGTTCCTTTTGGCTTGATTTTAAGATTTAAAGTTCGTATTTTTTAGTAAGTTAAACCTCAAAAAGGGAATCTTTTGTTAAAAAAGCAAATGAGTAAACAAGGCGCTGAAAGGGAGGGAGTAGTAGAGCAGGAGTTAGAAATTATAGAGGAAGCGGTTTTAACTTTAAGGGAAACTGGGAAAAAAGCTCCAGAGATAAAAGGGATTCCGACGGGGATTGAAGGTCTGGATGATTTGTTTTTTACAACCGTTTTTGAAAATGGAAAAGCAAAATTAATCCCACTTGGTGGGATACCGCAATATTCCGTTTTTAACATAACTGGGATATCCGATACGGGGAAGAGTTTAATGGCTGAACAATTCGCTATAAAACAAGCTTCGCTTGGTAATTCGGTTGCTTTTATAACAGTGGAATCGCCAGCGCATTTCGTTGCGAGTTCAATGAAGATGAGGGCTTTAGCTATGGGTGTTGATGAAAAAAGTGTTGATGAGAATATCGTTTTTATTGATGCTGCTTCTTTTAATAAGTTGAGGGAAGATATACCGACTTTGCTTAACACTCTTGCATATGCGATAAAGAAATACAAGATCAAATTTACTGTCATTGATTCAGTTACAGGGCTTTATGAGGCGAAGGAGATGATAGCAAGGGTTATTGTAAGGCAACTTTTTAATTTTATGAAGAAGTGGTATCAAACAGCTATTTTCGTTTCTCAGAAGAGGTCGGGTCAGGAGGAACTTTCAGCTGAAGCAGCTGGTGGGTTTGCAATTCCTCATATTGTTGATGGGACAATTGTTTTGTCAAAAGTTTTGATAAATAGTCAGTATACCGAGAAAATTTACAAGCGACCGATAGGTGAGATAGTTCGGCTTTTTAGGATTGACGGTTGCAGAATGTCTGGTCATAGCACCGATACATATCTTCTTGAGATAAGTGAAAGTGGTCTTGTAAAAATCGGGCCATCTTTAAAGGAAATAGCAAACAAAAAGTGAGGATATTTAAAAATGCCGATCATAAAAGAGGAAGAGGTTATCCAGTTAGAAGAGCAGGTTGACGAACTTGTTTTGAAAGTTTTTTTGAAAGCACTTGACATAGTTGGGGGTCCGAGAAAATTAATTTTATACAGGCATTTAACTTGGGTTCCGAGTTTGATTGAGGCTTGCTATGCAGTTGTGTTGAAGGAAAAATTTTTCAAGACGGAATCAGAAATAGCTAGTATCCTTGGTTTGACAAAGCAAACTGTTAGAAATATATTGACGGCGAAGACGGAGGGAATAAGGGAAAATATTGAAACTGAACTTAAGAAGAAGACGATAAAAACGCATGTAGCTGGTGCTCTTGCAAAATTGGCTTTTAAAGAGATAAATCAAAGTGCTTAGTTTTATGGATAAGACAGAATTGAGAGTTCTTTTAGTTGAGGATGATTCAAGCATTGCTGGTCTAATCAAGTATTACATGAAAAGTTACAGGGGTTATTTTTTTAACATTGACTGGGTTGATTCAGCTGAAAAGGGAATAGAAAAGTTGTCAAATGCTGGTGATTATGACATTGTGATACTTGATTATTATCTCCCAGGGCTAAATGGGGTTGAGGCGCTTAAAATTCTGAAGGCGCGCGGG
This genomic interval from Candidatus Thermokryptus mobilis contains the following:
- a CDS encoding potassium channel family protein — encoded protein: MQILKIIWNHGLLRVAFLILLVLFIASLSIYLVENSQNHQFSSVFDGLWWAIVTITTVGYGDKIPETTLGKIIAFLVMFTGVTLVSMFTATVSSILVAKKIKEREGLEKVEMTNHIIICGWNKDTERLIKALNQLGEKRNIKIVLLNNLPAERIETLVNTYKNIEIKFVRGDFTQESILERANIKQARIVVILPDETLSPVPSDEKTLIATLNVKSINPNVKVYAHIIDRENTNNLKKANADEIIVTNEYLPSIIANQLIYPGVIQVLSSLLSESSTMKILRLKIPEKFIGRTFLELFNYFKIEKNYLLLGFIVEKETITLENILSHDYTEIDAFIERKLKEAGLNVKSPQVRLNLNPSLNYVINEKDEAIVIGNIA
- a CDS encoding ABC transporter permease; its protein translation is MPFEIFIAKRYIKSTRFTGFISFITLIAIIGIMLGTSSLIIALSISNGFEKELKEKVIGFTSHIQISKFDVRYHQKDDWISLEKLKKIPNVKSVSPFAGREAMIRSNYAIEGVYLKGILPEYDFSIIKRSIIDGKYDFDESDGNAKIIIGKKLANKIGVELGDKVVIVAIDPNNPYSLTPKIEQFKVAGIYETGMAEYDDIFVYVRLEHAQYLLDLGNKVSGFDVMLENIDLIDQTAVLIQDVLGYPYYARTMYQMYRNLFAWLELQKKPVPIVLGLIIIVAVFNIIGTLLMMVIEKTKEIGILKSMGADSKSIMKIFIYQGMFIGIIGTILGNILAYILCLIQLNYKPLSLPEDIYFMNSVPILLELWNFALVSIATLTLCFFASLIPSMIASRIQPAEAIRFA
- the rpmB gene encoding 50S ribosomal protein L28, encoding MANICAICGKKPITGHRISHAHNLSKRRWLPNLQKVRAVINGEVKRIKVCTTCLKLGRVQKPA
- a CDS encoding vitamin K epoxide reductase family protein; translated protein: MWVEITILLLVTIGFYISLYFTLVYFGFINPQRFPIPDICKLSENTCQKIIYTRYAHLLGLPNFIYGIFYYVASFILVISDPNGYIKIAFILIAWFVVCFGVYLIYVLIRVLKVNCVLCFISHGLNFLLAISFTIREFLQ
- a CDS encoding histone deacetylase family protein; protein product: MKKVGLIYHEDYLKHDTGSGHPERKERLIAIVEHLKKSDIKDRIDWFSPSIRSDVERWILKVHSPRHFEFVKSSILAGVRLLDFGDTYVSKDSFDVALLAVSGVIDGVDKIFSTGFDKVFCAIRPPGHHAESDKVMGFCLFNNVAIAARYAQEVYKVGKVAIIDWDVHHGNGTQEIFYDDPTVFYISLHQYPFYPGTGSSDEKGTGKGYGFTLNFPMPAGSDDEDYLKVFGEEIVPALEKFQPEFIIISAGFDAHRDDPLAGMNLTEEAFHKMTELTSEIARKFSDSKILSVLEGGYNLKALALSVESHLKGLLEM
- a CDS encoding DUF5723 family protein; translated protein: MRFKALILAMLLIFSFAFGGDDKSNVRGLGMAGATTVTSRTIDAIGINPALLAYMGISGTAEFTGRVIDSDTKQPIPGALISVRNLNLSTRANFSGEFSIKNIPSGTYTVVVSQKGYETLIITDFKVRGSSSIKGTIQLTRKETREERAVNFRSIGFEVKEYKPLIYNDNSSFTLSLLPQIGVGVGMNFLSYKLYLDYFTGVDSAGEKVGRYLSDEDKQKILDSFLENPGTLMTQMDVKVLSLAFRIKSVGFGLGVRERGIAKFLVPKEFLEFPLYGNKPGSVYSFNFGINGAWIREYSVSFGTKLPINLVAVENINIGAGVKFIQGFGYIGTDKLNLTIETGDSSRAYEITAKMDGLIKRAGVDFLGGDKDAKFTPFPTPAGTGLGFDIGASAEVLGLFAVGVSITDIGSVKWTRNAIITSGDTVFKFSGYTTQEKLDSLKQSFEDYVNRKRYEGFTAGLPTAIRFGVATDLKTLFPPFPGRMLVSADYYQPIGNEQISVNKAKLGLGIEWRLIGFLPLRAGVSIGGIEGFALSAGTGINLPFMELNIATGHLNEVLKGGDFRFFSLATELRLKF
- a CDS encoding KaiC domain-containing protein; translated protein: MSKQGAEREGVVEQELEIIEEAVLTLRETGKKAPEIKGIPTGIEGLDDLFFTTVFENGKAKLIPLGGIPQYSVFNITGISDTGKSLMAEQFAIKQASLGNSVAFITVESPAHFVASSMKMRALAMGVDEKSVDENIVFIDAASFNKLREDIPTLLNTLAYAIKKYKIKFTVIDSVTGLYEAKEMIARVIVRQLFNFMKKWYQTAIFVSQKRSGQEELSAEAAGGFAIPHIVDGTIVLSKVLINSQYTEKIYKRPIGEIVRLFRIDGCRMSGHSTDTYLLEISESGLVKIGPSLKEIANKK
- a CDS encoding regulatory domain protein, which produces MPIIKEEEVIQLEEQVDELVLKVFLKALDIVGGPRKLILYRHLTWVPSLIEACYAVVLKEKFFKTESEIASILGLTKQTVRNILTAKTEGIRENIETELKKKTIKTHVAGALAKLAFKEINQSA